A stretch of Rhizobium sp. TH2 DNA encodes these proteins:
- a CDS encoding transcriptional regulator: protein MEDPVNDNMPKGGFVFIIIGKAYAEDDNEGVDIHVMLRAPDDDTAVREALNALTEEGFAEADLDQIGTLMGAPDEEPHASAYQGALEGEVAIIRFG, encoded by the coding sequence ATGGAAGATCCCGTCAACGACAACATGCCGAAAGGCGGATTCGTCTTCATCATCATCGGCAAGGCCTATGCCGAGGACGATAACGAGGGCGTGGATATCCATGTCATGCTCCGCGCTCCGGATGACGACACTGCGGTGCGCGAGGCGCTCAACGCGCTGACCGAGGAAGGCTTCGCCGAAGCCGACCTCGACCAGATCGGCACGCTGATGGGCGCTCCCGACGAAGAACCGCATGCCTCGGCCTATCAGGGCGCGCTCGAGGGCGAAGTCGCGATCATCCGCTTCGGGTGA